AATCGCCTGGCTCAATATGATAAAAGTGATGGCGACTAGTTGCCATTTTTTGTAAAATTTTAATCGGCTCGCCCATTCTACCAGTTTCAATTATTAAGATTTTATCTTTTGGCATTTTTTCAGCTTCACGCGCGCTCACTAATAAATCGTCATCCACATTCAGATAACCCAGTTTAATTACTGTGCGAACAATTTTAGAAGCATCTTGTCCTGTTAAAACCACTTTTCGATTTAATTTTTGGGCAGCATCAAAAATTTGCTGCATACGTAAAATATTAGATGCAACTGAAGCGACAACAATTCTTCCCTGCTGATATTCAAATGTTTCCCAAATATAAGTATAAATATCACGTTCATCTGCAGCAGGGTAAGGAGACTCCGCATTAGCTGAATCACTGAGGAGCGCTACAACTTTATTTTTACCGATATCTGCCAACCGTTGATAATCTGTTTTATACATAGCTATGGCTGATTGATCAAACTTGAAATCACCTGTATAAACAACCTGGCCTACCGGTGTCTTAATAACAATCCCTAATGAATCAGGAATTGAATGTGTTGTTTTAAAGAACGAGACACTAATATTCTCAAAATCAATTGCAGTTTGGGCATCAATAATTTGAAAATTACGAAAATGGCGGCTATGTTTATCATTACCGACATTAATTTTGGTAAGCTCAATGGTTAATTTAGAACCAAAAACAGGAATATCATGGTCTCCTACTAAATAAGGTACAGCCCCAATGGCATCAGCATGTCCATGTGTTAAAAATATTCCCACTATTTTATCAATATTTTCTTCTATATATGTTAAATCAGGAATTACTACATCAATTCCAAATAATTCATTTTCAGGATATTGCAATCCGCAATCTAAAATTACAATTTCTTCACCATACTCAACAGCATACATATTTTTGCCGTTTTCGCGTAACCCACCCAAGGGCACAATATTTAAATTTGCCAACAAATTCACCTTTCTCAAATTAAAATTCATCATTAATAATAACAATTCAGAAAAACTTTACTGTCATCAATGACAACTAGAAGATATTTGTTTTATTGTAGCACATTTAAAATAAATTTCCTATGAGCAAGATAAAAGCAAATAAAAAATCCCTCAAAATGAGGGATTTAAAATTAACGACGCAAACCTAAACTCTTAATCAATTCACGATAACGATTAATATCACTATTACGAAGATACGCTAACAAATTACGACGATGACCAATTTTCTTTAAAAGTCCAACATAAGAATGATGGTCCTTTTTATTAGTCTTTAAATGATCGTTCAAATTATTAATTTCGTTAGTTAAAATTGCAATTTGAACCTCAGGAGAACCAGTATCTCCTGGTTTACGTCCATACT
The nucleotide sequence above comes from Bombilactobacillus bombi. Encoded proteins:
- a CDS encoding ribonuclease J, with translation MANLNIVPLGGLRENGKNMYAVEYGEEIVILDCGLQYPENELFGIDVVIPDLTYIEENIDKIVGIFLTHGHADAIGAVPYLVGDHDIPVFGSKLTIELTKINVGNDKHSRHFRNFQIIDAQTAIDFENISVSFFKTTHSIPDSLGIVIKTPVGQVVYTGDFKFDQSAIAMYKTDYQRLADIGKNKVVALLSDSANAESPYPAADERDIYTYIWETFEYQQGRIVVASVASNILRMQQIFDAAQKLNRKVVLTGQDASKIVRTVIKLGYLNVDDDLLVSAREAEKMPKDKILIIETGRMGEPIKILQKMATSRHHFYHIEPGDFVFIATTPSHAMETNVAKTRDLIFRAGAEIKSLSDSGLYTSGHASKSDLQLMINLLHPQNVIPVQGEYRLLNAHSKIAAETGLDKNNIFLLQNGDVLSYEQNKFHLAPAVTAGDTMIDGIGIGDIGTIVLRDRKLLSDDGVFVAVVTIDRKKKKIVAPPKVTARGFVYLRENRQLLTESSEVVVKAVQNNLDNKEFDWTHLKQDIREDLNHFLWNKTKRHPMILPVVMEVNQNRHRNSHK
- the rpsO gene encoding 30S ribosomal protein S15; the encoded protein is MAITKEQKQELISKYGRKPGDTGSPEVQIAILTNEINNLNDHLKTNKKDHHSYVGLLKKIGHRRNLLAYLRNSDINRYRELIKSLGLRR